The Marivirga tractuosa DSM 4126 genome contains the following window.
CAATCTGGCTGTTATCATTCATTACCTCCACCATTCTATTCAGCTCAGACTTACTGCTGCCTAACAATTCGTGACTATCAAAAGCAAAAAACACGTTATTTAAAACGATCTCGGCCTTTTCTTTAATAGGAGCCATAATCATATCATTATTAAAGCTTTTTGATTCCTTCTGATTAGTTAAATCAACATTTTCACTAATTGGCAAATATCCCTTCACTTTTGCGATGTATTGGTATTCTTGCCCGGCCGGAAGTGTAATTTCATACTCACCAGTAGTAGGATCCGTTTCCACCTTACCCACTTCTACTCCATCTTGTGTCTCATAAGAAACAATTGCAGCCAATGGCTTTTGCGTTTCCATATCAACCACTCTGCCTGAAATTGTAATAACTGGATCTAACTCATTAAATAATGGCATTGGTAAACGGTAAATATTCATATCACCTACAGAATCTTCCTTTGTGTAGTAGGCAAAATTTCCCTCTGCCGGCATACTAAAAAACAAATCATCTCCACTGGAATTCACTTGAGGCCCCATATTGTAGGGCTCACTCCAATTTTGCCAAGTATCATCCAATCTGCGAGTCATATAAATATCATTTTTTCCGAACCCTATATATCCAGATGAAGAAAAGAATAAAGTTTTATCATCAGCTGCCAAAAAAGGAGAAGTCTCATCTGTTGCAGAATTTACATTTTCGCCCAAATTCATAGGGGCTGTCCATGTGCCATCCCTTTTTTCAAAACTCACATATAAATCTCTATCACCAAATGAATCATCTCTTTTGATAGACATTATTAGTGTCTTCCGACTGTTAGCTAAATAAAAGTTGGCTTTTTCTGCCATGTTATAAAAATCATCTATCTCTAGGCTTTCTGGTTTAGACCAAGAATCTCCTGCTTTAGAACTTACTGAAACACCAGAAAACATCTTATCTCTTTTTTCATCATATTTATTTCCAATCAATAAGACCATTGTATTCCCGTCAGGGGTGATGGAGCTAACCCAATTTGGCCCGTCACTATTAAGTGGTTCTCCTAAGTTCTTTGCTTCTTGCCACTCATTGCTAACCGTATCCAAATCACTAACCCATATATCTTCATAATCCTCTATCCCGCCTACGTTGTCTGGATGAAATTTCCTACCAAAGAATAATTGCTTTCCATCTGGACTTAAAATAGGCTTCAGTTCCTCATATGGACTATTCACTCTTTCATCTAATTTCTCAGAAACTAATTCCTCTTTTACATTAGGAACCAATTCCAACTGTAAGTCTATAGGAGTTTCAGAATCCGTTATTCCAATAGCATCGATACTGTAATATCCTGGCACTGCATTTCCGTCAAATTCCAGCTTAACAGCCGCAACATTAAAATCAGTGAGCTCCGTAAATAATCGAAGAAACCTACCTGGCTGATTTACAATTACAGGCTCTCTTTCGATCATTAGGTATTCATTCCCTGCCTCATCGTAGAAGAATATTTTTGTTAAGGCACTTGGATTATAAGATTCAGCAATGGCAATTTGTCTGATAGGCTTAGGGTTATCGAAACCAACCTTCACAAATTCATCTCTTCCTGGCCTACTTGGAGTCCACGCACTTGGACTACCTTCACCCCAAGGATAAACATTTGGTTTGCCCAATAGCTGCTTTACAGAATATTGTGTTTCTTCCAGTTCAGAAGAATACTCTATAATTCTATCTGCCCAATTCGCATCTTGAGCATTAGATTGATAAAAAGATGTGCAAAATATTAGAAATACTAACAGTAGTGGTAATTGTCTTTTCATTGTTTTTTCTATTCAGCCTTCAATATTCGAGCTTCTACTCTTCTATTATTTAACTTTGCTTCTTCAGTACTTTCTCTACTAAGAGGTTGGGTACCACCGAACGCTTTTGTTTTTATTCTATCAGAACTTACGTTCTTGGAAGTCAAATAAGATTTAACAGCGTTAACTCTTTTTTCGCTTAATCGCATATTCGCAGAAGCACTTCCACGGAAATCCGTATGTCCTTCCAATTGAATTTCCATATTCGGATACTCCTTCATCATATTGAGCAATTTATCCAGTTCGCCATATGAGTTTTCAAGTATTTCTGCTTTGCTTTGCTTAAAATTTATGTCTAATCTTAAAATAGCTCCAGCACCTGATGGCATAAGGGAGAAAACCAATTGATCCATATCTTCTTTAACAGCGATTTCTTCTTCAATTGTTATGTACCCTTCTGACTCTACTTTTACTTTATAATCGTTATTCTCTTTAACTTTAAATGAAAAATCACCTGTTTCTTTCTTGGAATGGAAAACTCTTATATCGCCTCCATAAGGCAAACTTTCTAAAGTTATTTTCGCCTCAATAGGGCTTTCCAATGCCTCGTTAATGACTTTTCCATCCAATGAAATCCAATTACTACCCGGCTGTCCATAAGCTAATTGACAGCAAAATAGCAAAACAAAACTTAATTTAAAGAACAAACCTTTCATATGGTAATTTCTATTGAATTTTTATTAAAATAATTGTGCAAAACTAACTTTTATAATTGGGAAATATGAGATTATTCGATGAAAATATTGGAATTCTATTCGAGTGGCTTCTTATTAAACATCAAATACCCTATATTAAATAATAAAAGGAAGGGTGTTTGATCATCATAATAATGTCCGGAAACACTTATAGGTCCAATTGGCGATTGATAAAATAAAGCCCCCATGCCAGAAAAGTTATAATTAGGTACCAACCCACTTCTACTAACTATTGCTTCATTTTCTTCCCAAATAATAAGTGGCTTAAAGGCATGTCCTTCTAAGCGAAAATGAAAATCTTTATACAGCTTAATCTGATACTTCAGACCTCCGGCCATAAATAAAGGAGAACGGAAATTTTCAAGATATAAACCTAAACTTTCAAATGTTGGACTATAGGCTGGTGTGTTCAATAAGGTGCCTCTATAATTTGAAAAAGTTTTTAGATTAGAGGCTTTAGCTGTTAAAGAAAAACCTAAATCTCCAAATTTTAATGAATAGTATTTTTCGACTTCAGCATTAAGTTGAAACCAATTATGCTCTGTTTCATTTTCTTCTTGTTCGGAAGTTGAGCCAGGAATAAAAGTTTCCACGCCATAATTATGGGATAAGCTCACAGCAATTTTACTACCGCTTGTCGGGAA
Protein-coding sequences here:
- a CDS encoding OmpA family protein, yielding MKRQLPLLLVFLIFCTSFYQSNAQDANWADRIIEYSSELEETQYSVKQLLGKPNVYPWGEGSPSAWTPSRPGRDEFVKVGFDNPKPIRQIAIAESYNPSALTKIFFYDEAGNEYLMIEREPVIVNQPGRFLRLFTELTDFNVAAVKLEFDGNAVPGYYSIDAIGITDSETPIDLQLELVPNVKEELVSEKLDERVNSPYEELKPILSPDGKQLFFGRKFHPDNVGGIEDYEDIWVSDLDTVSNEWQEAKNLGEPLNSDGPNWVSSITPDGNTMVLLIGNKYDEKRDKMFSGVSVSSKAGDSWSKPESLEIDDFYNMAEKANFYLANSRKTLIMSIKRDDSFGDRDLYVSFEKRDGTWTAPMNLGENVNSATDETSPFLAADDKTLFFSSSGYIGFGKNDIYMTRRLDDTWQNWSEPYNMGPQVNSSGDDLFFSMPAEGNFAYYTKEDSVGDMNIYRLPMPLFNELDPVITISGRVVDMETQKPLAAIVSYETQDGVEVGKVETDPTTGEYEITLPAGQEYQYIAKVKGYLPISENVDLTNQKESKSFNNDMIMAPIKEKAEIVLNNVFFAFDSHELLGSSKSELNRMVEVMNDNSQIEVVIIGHTDSTGPEEYNQVLSEKRAQSVVNYLTQNGIDEERLEYLGKGENEPAYPNDTRENRAKNRRVNFKVER
- a CDS encoding OmpA family protein → MKGLFFKLSFVLLFCCQLAYGQPGSNWISLDGKVINEALESPIEAKITLESLPYGGDIRVFHSKKETGDFSFKVKENNDYKVKVESEGYITIEEEIAVKEDMDQLVFSLMPSGAGAILRLDINFKQSKAEILENSYGELDKLLNMMKEYPNMEIQLEGHTDFRGSASANMRLSEKRVNAVKSYLTSKNVSSDRIKTKAFGGTQPLSRESTEEAKLNNRRVEARILKAE